A stretch of DNA from Camelus ferus isolate YT-003-E chromosome 18, BCGSAC_Cfer_1.0, whole genome shotgun sequence:
GtccagtgggggagagagagccGGCAAACCTGTGAGCAGGTAAACCCATGAGCTGTGATTTGCTGCTTGGGAACAAATGTAACAGTGATGGAGGGGATGACAAAGGTCCTTCTGAGGAGGCAGCGACTAGGAGAGAGGCCTGAATAGTGAGGAGGAGCTGACCAGGCTGGGCCCCGGGGAAGAGTGCAGGGAGgtgccagtgcaaaggccctgaggcagagatGGCTCAGTGTGTTCTGGGATTGGAAGGAGGTGGATGGGCCAGGGGAGGCCTGAAGCCAGAGGTGCCGGGCCTCCGGGTGCAGGGTGGGTGGTTGGGCTTGTTCTCATCTCCGAGGTGCAGGGGCCAGTTTAAACAGGACGAGGTTGCAGCAGAAGCCTCTGTGATTCCACGGCCCCtcttggtgggggcgggggggcatcTCTAGCTTATTCAAGGATGTAAGTTGTTTTCACCAAAtcaaccatttatttattcactcattcattcagcaaacatttccagagctctgctctggggcagctggggccgggggcAGGAGTGAGACCTGGTTACCAACCTCTGGAAGAGGCAGTGTGATGGGGGCAGCGGGtagagggaagcagagggcaTAAGAGCCCAGCCCAAGGTCAGGGAggccttcccagaggaggtgtcATCTGAGTCGAGGGACCAGCTGGCAGTTCTGGACACAGGGCTGTAGTGCTAGGCTGAGGGGCAGTTACAGGTGGGCACCCACCCTGCGCTGAGGGCAGTGGAGTCACAGAAGGGTTACCGTGAGGCACGTAGCCCCTGCAACAGGAACCTCTGAGACCGTAGCTCCCTGCACCTCATTCGCagctgaggagactgaggcccgaGGCTGCAGTGGGTCTGGGGCCTTGAGGACTGATTTGCCCCCCAGAAGTGCTGATTCGAGGCTGCCTAAGCTCAGGGCCAATGTcgaggggtggggtgtgtgtgagatggggtgtgtgtgagatggggtgtctgtgtgtgtgtgggtgtgtgtgaagTCCATCAGATCTGGATTTTTTGGCTCCATTCCCTCATCTGCTGAGCAACCCTGAGCAActcactcaacttctctgagcctgtgtcACATCTGTAGTAGGAGTGCTGCTCTCCATACGCGGCCACGCTCTTGGAGATGGCGCAGATCTGGCcctggggtggagcccagcaaGTTCAGAGACTGTGAGTCTGACTCCGAGCCCAGGAGGGCTGTCCCCCAGGCTCAGCAGACAGTGCAGCCCGGCtcgccagcccccagcccctcccagctgaCACAAAAAGCCAGACCTCCCTCaggagggggcgggaaggggctGCTGGGCCAGCTGGGCTGTGGACACAGGCGGGGAAGTGAGCGGCGACAGGAAGGAAGCCGCACCGCTGGAGTCTGGGGCCACCATTGTctcacctggggtgggggcactgccgtctcccctctgtcctgctcAGTGGCCGCCCGCCCGAGATGGCCCCTCAGCTCCGGAGGGTGGCGGGGGTGACAGTGCCCTCCCCTCTCGGGGCCCTACCCTGCTGCTGACTTCTTCCCCcacccagcctcagtttccccatctgtaaaatctTAGAGGGCAAGATGTCTGGGCCAGGTCTGTGTACTGCCCGGACTTCTGCACCAGGGGACCTCATGACATCTCTCTAGCGCCTCACCTGAGCCATGAGCCAGCTCATTGGAGCCTCACGGTTCTCGACGAGCTGAGGGCTGTACTCGCCCCCAGAAGTTCCGGGACTGGCCCAGGGTCTCACGCCAGGGCAGCAGCGCTGGGACTCGacacccctccccccgccccatctGTGCTCTCACTGACCTGCCTCCTTTCTTTACATAAGCCACCTATAAAGGTCAGATCCCTGTTGAGCCTCACCCTGAACGGTGGCATCTCCAGTTTACGGTAGACAGAGGTGGCCGGGTGAGCTGGGGTCTGCAGCCAGAGCAGGGAGGCTCCCGGCTGTGCTCAGTCGCCCCAGACACAGCCCCCCAgggctccctcacccccaccacacacacagaagggggcagggacaggtgggaccccttccctccaccctacAAGACGGGTAAGGAGGAAGCTCTGGGAATCCCCAGCAGGCTGTCGGGACTGGGCAGACGCACCCCGGGGCCCAGGTGGAGCCGGAGGGGTGGGAGCCCAGTGTCCTGGGTGAGGACCAGCTGCGCCCTTCCGGCCCATGGCCAGGGGCCCTCCCCTCCTTGGATCTCATcactgctcccaccccagcccaggccgGGGCCTCCCCACAAGCCTGTGTCCCTTctggccccgccccagcccctcaGTGTTCTTGGGATGAGGCGAGCGGTCAGACCACCCCCAGGACATGGGTCTCAGGGACCCCGGCCCCTAGCCCTGGTGTCTAGGGCTGCGACGAATcacgcccccaccccgccccatccCCCCCTCACAGCAGCCACGCTCCTGCAGCCTGCTCAGACTTTATTGAAGGTGGAGCTGGAATGGGGAGCCCAGAACCACAGCTTCCTCCCGGGAGCTTCACTGGACGCGGGATGGCCAACGGCCAAGGCTCACTCCTGGGGCTTCGGGCACAGCTCAGTAACCCCCATCCCTGCAAACAACCGAGATGCCCGCCTCAGCTACAGCCCCACCCCCGGCACAGACCCCCTGGGAGGTGGACAGTGGACCTTGCGCCACCAGCTTGCAGAGCAGTAGGGTGGGAGGACCAGGCCCACAGCCTCCCCTGGGCCAGTGGGGTCCTGGGGAAAGCTGCTGCCGAGGGCGGGGCGAGCAGCTTACCCCCAGCTCAGGCCTTTCCTGGCCAGCTCCACCTGGGCCAGGCGGTGGTCGCTTAGCACCTGCACCCGCGTGACGGCGGCCAGCGGCCTGTGGCGGTGGGCGAACTGCAGCACCTTGTGCTCCTGGGCGTGCACGTGGAAGTGCTCCGCGTCCGAGCTGACCTCCATCTGGGGGCAGAGGCCAGTGAGCCGCGGCCCGCCGGGCCCGCGCCCTGCTCCTGCGCTGCGCTCCGAGGGCTCTGAGTCCGGGAAGCACAGGCGGGGGCGGCCCGGGGTCCCCTCGGCACGTGGAACTCCCATCATGCAGGCCATCCCACGGGAGTTCTGAGCCCCTGGCTGGGAGTCCCCTCCTCTCTCAGAGAGGTAGCTGGTGGCCAAGGGTTGGGCATCCCGTTGCAGCCCCAGACCCAGCAGTGAGACTCCCACACTGGCCCTGCGGGCATCTGCAATAAGCCCCCTCCCCCGGGACCCCAGGTGGGGGCAGCAGTGCTGTGGCAGCCAGGGACTCAGGGAGCCCCACAAAGCAACGGGCACCCTGACGCCCaccgccctgccccaccccatgggcccccctgcccccacggcccttgcccccacccccatcacctcgAAGGGCTCCCCGAGCACCAGCGGGAAGACGCTGGAcacctcctcctggccccagcgGCCCCCCTGGAAGGTGTTGGCCACCATGGTGGCACTGGAGAACCGGGGCTTGATGTGGAAGACGATGTCCCCCGCCTCGGATAGGAAGTTGATCTCAAACCTGGGGACACCATAGGGCTTGTGAGAGCAGCAGACAGCCGGGAGTCACCCCGCCCAAGGCCAAGGACGGGACCCTGGGAGGGCAGTGGTCCTTACTTGTCCTCTCCAGAGTCAGAGTGTCCCTGGACCAGCAGGTTCCAGCCCGGGGCCAGGCCCCCTGCATAGAAGGCTTCAAActgcagaggaaagaaaggacagGGGCCCTGGGTCGGTGGCCTCCTCCCCCTCTGGTACCCCCTTGTCCAGGAGCCGCCCAGGGTGTGCTCTTGGCCGGGACCCTGCCCTCTGAGCAACGTTCCTCTCATGACGAGGTGGCAGGGGTCCTTCACCCCGTGCTCCCTCAGCGTGGGGGTCTGGTGGGAAGGCAGCTCTGTGGGCCAGCAGCACAGCTGACGTGGGGGGCCCCATCTGGCCCCGCGCCCTTCTCCCCGAGTCCAGGGCTCACCTACCTGCAGTGCCATCTCTCCAGCTTCTGCTGGTGGGCAGAGCGAGTTGGGGGATATAGGCAGGCGGGCTGGGCGGGGGAGCTGGAGCCCCACCCGGGGCAGGGGTGGCCTGATGAGCGCactctgcccttccctgcccctcttccccctccctcctcagccttttcccctcccccaccagcaggTCCCCCATTCATGCACCAGGGAAAGGGTGAcccccagcctgctccccacccccatttcctcaGGGGTCTCTCTGGCTCTCAAACTTCACTTCTTGGGATCCTTCAGACACCTAGGAAAGCAGCTTCTCCCTGGTTCTTGCAGGAAGGGTGTGGCTGAGGCTGCCCCCCACCCAGCCTCTTCTTCCAGAATCTCTAGCCCCAGGCTCCCAGGGACCCAAACCCTCCCATCTGGTCAAGCAAGGCAGTGGGGAGGCCTACCAGTCCTTTTCTGGCCTTGGGGGCTGTCTGACCACCTGGTGCTTCCAGCCCaggccccccagcccagccctgcccagcctccccgcGCCACCCCGCTCCAGCGGCTCCACTGGCCCcacggggcagggctgggattagGCTGGCCGCTGTGCTCAGCGCATTCCAGGGCTCTGGCGGATGGACGGGATGGGGGAGGGCCTTTCCCACACCCCCATGCCCCTCCTGGCCTGCCTCCTGGGCCCCTCTCAGCTGAGCTGGAGAGGGGGCCaagctggggccctgggggacTGTGCAGGGCGGACGGGCAGAATCTCCCCAGCCTTTCGGGGCCACCGTGGGGGCCTCTTGGCTGGACTGTCCAGGGAGCCACCTAGAGAGGAGCCGGGCTGGGCGCACGGAGCACCAGGGCTGCTGTGTGCGGTGAGCGTGCGGGCGGTGCGCAGTGAGCAGGTGGGGGAGTGTGTAAGTGTGCGGGTGCCCCTGTGGGTGTGGTGATGAGAGTGTAAGCGGGTAGGAGCGTGGGACGGGGTAGAAACTTGAGTGTGTGTGGACAGTGAGCCCCTGGGGGCGCAAGGTGTCCTGCGCGAGTATGAGCGTGGCTCCGGgtgtccctgctgcctccctgcgCAGTGcgtctgggggggggggcgggcactTTCCGGCCCCCAGGCTTCGAGGAGCATGGGCCAGGACTGCCAGCCCCGCGTAACCCCAGCGCTCTCCTCGGGcttttctcccctccagcccctggtgggcccagcctggcctctcccctgTGTGATGATGGGCGTGTGCTGTCATTTTTGATAAAAGGGTGGTGCCAAGGCCAGGACGGGACACGGAGATGGCCCTGGCTGCCCGTGGGCAGCGCCGTCCCTCCCTGCCGTGCTGGGCAGAGTTGGCAGGGCCTGCagggggcagccctgggcagcgGAGGTGAGGCTGCAGGAGCCTGTCTGCTCTGGTGTCCCGACTCAGACACGGGCCTGCCTGCACGTCCGAGTCCCACCCAACCCAGCCTGGCCATCCTCCCACCACAAGGAGCACAGAGAGAGGACCCCCTGTCCCCGCAGCCCAGCAGGAGGGTGAAGCCCCATCCTGCCTCTGCATCTCCCTGTCCTGTCCCCTACCCAGCTGCTACGCGGGGACACAGAGCCTGGACTCTGGGCACAGCACTGGCCAGGGCAGAGCACGCAGTCAGGGGTCCGGAGCAGGCTTCCAACCGACTGGGCAACCTCGAGCCGGCAGCCACTGGGCCTGCCTTCCCGGCTGGGCACCGGTCTCAGCAGCTCTGTTGCCTGGgctgcccctgctcccagcctgtcCCCTGGATGGGAGGGGACAGCCAGGGGTGACCACAGCCCTGGCTGGGCACAGCAGCCCGGGCCACCGTCTCCTGTCTTTGGGGTTAGCAGAGACTTTACTGGGGGGCCCTCAGGAGTCAGCGGCCTAGGGCCCCAGCTGGGCACTCGGGGCCTGAGGCGGGCCCTAGCCTGGGGAGAGGAGCCAGAGGACCCCTGATTCGGGCAGGCCTGTCCTGCTCTGAGCTGCAGCTTGCCCGTCTGGGCTAAGGGGCAGTGCTGCAGGCAGCCCACTGAGCCTGCCTGTTGGCTGCAGCCCGGAGATCTCAGAAAGCCCGCCGGGACGAAGCCGACTCTGGGCCTTTGCCCACCTCGGGACACCTGTACCCGGCATGAGCCCGCACCCGGCCAGGCCTGCGGTCTCAGCCCACCTGCTGTGCCTTTGGAATCTCTCCCACGTGGGGTGGGAGCCAGGGTCAGCCAAAGCTCCCGGCGCCTGGGATGGCCAAGGGACCAGAGGCCCCattggggctgggggctggacgGGGGACGCCGAGGCCTACATGGCTGGCCTAGCCCGAGCACAACCCCCGCTCACAGAGTTCTGGGCCCCTGAGGTGGGAGCAGTGCCCCCACCCTGAGTTGCTAGCCAGCCAAGACAGGGTGCTGTGGCTCGGTGCCCCAGGAGCAAACAGACCTGCCCGGCCAGACTGCGCCTCCTCCCGGATGTGCGGCtttgccctgggctggggactTCCAGAAGCTCCGGAGGAGGCTGCAGGGTGTCCACCCAGCTCCAGGGATGGCGGCTGGGGCTCAGAGGCCCGTGCTCAGCCCCGGGGCCTccgtcacaggtggtgcctggcgcAGGGCTGGTGCGCACACATCCTCGGAAGGTaaaccctgccccaggccccagtgcTGACCAGCATCCCCGGGAGCCCGCTCTGCGAGCGCTCGGTTAAGATCTTCACGTGCACCGTCACATGTACTGCGCCAGGGGTtagggcacagagaagttaagcacgTTGCAcgaggtcacagagctagggGGTGACAAAGCTAGGACTTGAACCCAGCAGTCTGCCCTGGGACGTGGAGCCCCTCACCAAGCCAGGATGGGGGGTTGTCAGGGtcgacttcctggaggaggaggcacctAAAGCTGGTCTTGAAGAGTGAGTAAGGATTagaaggtgggagagaagggtgctcagggagggaggagcaaggGCAGGGTGGCTGGGGTGTCCACGCCAGGAGAGTCTGGCACTCCTTAGTGGCCCCCGAGGCCTCCGGCACAGAGCCCCCCAGGACAACATAACGAGGATTCCCTCATCTTTTGGGGAGGCTAGCATGGCTTTCAAGGGCTTCCGAGAGTGGGGCATCACCGCGCCTACTTGAGcgatgaggagcctgaggctcagacaaaaggacccccaccccagagccccaCAGGGAAGGATGGCGGCATCAGGACGTGAGGGCCGCGTCTggactcccagtccagtgctcttcTCAGCCCCCAGTCCTCTCGTGTCTGGCACCCCTACCCCAGCATGAGGACCCAGCTTGGCCTAACAGCGGCCAattttgggggagtgggggggggggtctcggGCCAGGTCAGGCTGCCTTCAGAGCCATCCTTGGGCTCCAAGACCCTCCcaggaccccccaccccgcccccagcccacaTCTGGAACCGCTTGTTAACAGTGAGGTCAGCACGGAAATTCTCAGTCCCCACTTGGCAAGGAGGCACCAGTAGCTTCTGCCGGGCACGGGCTCGCACCAGGCCCCAGACACACAGCTTCTGGCCAGCTTGCCCGCTGGCTGGGCCTTGGCGGCCTTGACACATAGTGTCACCTCTTCACCCCTTGCTGGGGCCACGGCCTGAGTGTGCCCTCAGGGGCAACAGAGAGTGAGGACGGTTGGAAAGCATCGAGTCGCCCTTACCCAGGTGGGGAAACCGAGCCCAGGAGGCGAGGGGCTTGCTGGGAGCCAGCTCGGACAGCAGCGGGGGCCGTGGagctctggcctctgctgcccctcccaggccctttGTGGGACCTTGGCTGTGGGCCTGTTAAAGGCTggggctgcccagggctgggaagggctgctctggggctgaCAAGGACGCCAAGGGTCTGGGGGGGAGGACAGCAGGATCCCCCATCCTGACACTCCCTCACCTGTCCCTTCTGCTTCCTCTGACAGCTTCCCGACCACAGCTGTCCTGGGCCCCACTCTCTCACAGCTTAGATGAGTCTCACAGAAAATcttcctggctctctctctcctctaacTCACTCTCTCACTCAGAACAGAAGTCATTTTCAATCCAAGTCATTTGTTGaggccctactgtgtgccaggagctgCCTCAGCCCCTCAGAGGTCCCTAGGGAAGGAGACAGGTCTGAGCCTGGTACATGTGGCTGCCTCCTCTCACTTGCCCGCCAGTGCCCATGcagctcctggcacacagtaggtgctcaagaagaTGCAGTGACCATGCCATATGAGGTAAATGGAGGCCCCAGGCTCAGGGAAGGGAAATGTGAGAACAACCCAGGGAACTTAGCTCACCTCGGCTATAATCACTCTCACTTATCAcctgagctcctactgtgtgctcagTGCTGTGCTAGGTGCCTGCCATTCATTCTTCTGCAAGATGGGGGAAAGGGATGCCCACTCAGCAAATGTTAGCTGAGCACATACtttgtgccagaccctgtgcgGTGGTTCAGAAGACAGACTGAGAGTCCTTGCCCTTACAGAGCTTCTAGTATCTGAGGGCAAACATTAAATGACAAATCCAGCATCatattattgaattattattacaataaaaGCTTTGAAGGGAAAATATGGGGAGTGAAAATCACATATGGAGAGACCTGGCCTGATATGATATGAgctggtcagggaagacttcctggaggaggtgacatttaagttgaGCCCAGAAAAGAAGGAACTAGCCAGTagaaggaggtggagagggtgttgctggcaaagggaacagcatgtgcaaaggccctgaagagGGAAGGGCCAGGATGGGGAAGATaactccccaccccatctctgctGCCTGGCTGAGGTCCAGCCCTTCCGGGCTTCCCCCACCAGGCACCACCTTCCCCTCCCTAATTTGGCCCCATTGTTCCTGGCCAAGCTGCCCACCCGGGGCCTGGCCATGGTCTGTGTCTCATGCTTTCTGCCCCAAGTCTCTTAGCACCCAGAGAATCTGCTCACTTAGGGGCACTTGGGGGCTGACACGTTTTTACTGGAGCCAGTGCCAGGCAAGGGCCTGCCAGATCTGATGCCACCCCTCTCACTGGCACAGCAGGCCAGTGGTGGCCCAAAGGACACTTGGGGTCAGTCTGGCCTCCCTCCTGTGGGGACTCTGCTGGCTCACCTCTTGGGGCTGCCCCTCCTGCTCCACACCTCTTCCTCCACGCCCCTGCAGATTAAAGCAGGCCCACCTGCCTCTGAGAGGCAGAGACTCCTTGCCCCTCCTTGGgtcttggtttctccatctgagGTTCAAGTGGGATGGTGAGCCTTGCCGGTGAGGTCAGCTGAGGATGGATGCAAGATTGGTCTTTGGCCCAAAAGAAGGACGTGGAGGTGGGGCTCTGGGCAGTCCAGGCCACTGAGGCACCACACTGTTGGGGGTGAGGCTGCCTAGAGCAGCTAATGGGAGCTCCCCTGGAGGGCGCGGGGGAAccaccccaggccaggccgtaTTCCCTGGGAGGGGCAGTATACCCCCATTCTGTTTCtccacccattttatagatgcgCAACTGAGGCTCAAGGGGGGAGAGAACTGGCCTCAGTCCAGGCAGCCAGTTGCTGGTGGGGCTGCTGTTTTTAGCCACAAGCctgagaggcagggccaggatttggGGGGCAGgacagaccccccccccagcttccct
This window harbors:
- the GRIFIN gene encoding grifin isoform X1, producing MALQFEAFYAGGLAPGWNLLVQGHSDSGEDKFEINFLSEAGDIVFHIKPRFSSATMVANTFQGGRWGQEEVSSVFPLVLGEPFEMEVSSDAEHFHVHAQEHKVLQFAHRHRPLAAVTRVQVLSDHRLAQVELARKGLSWGDGGY
- the GRIFIN gene encoding grifin isoform X2; the protein is MALQFEAFYAGGLAPGWNLLVQGHSDSGEDKFEINFLSEAGDIVFHIKPRFSSATMVANTFQGGRWGQEEVSSVFPLVLGEPFEMEVSSDAEHFHVHAQEHKVLQFAHRHRPLAAVTRVQVLSDHRLAQVELARKGLSWG